Proteins from a genomic interval of Caulobacter sp. NIBR1757:
- a CDS encoding TonB-dependent receptor, with product MKTAALAGTALVAVLITMPSAVWAQEADEAATEVQEVVVTSRKREERLVEVPAAITAISAADREALVLEDLDDYLRQVPGATLVASGPEYLNDITIRGQGSGRLGFSEAATGLYRDGLYMAGGGFGGRSLGKMDYLDAAHVEVLRGPQGALFGRNSVGGAINVITQPPVFITEGSFTLRYSDPEKSTAEATVNVPLVEDVLALRVSGFVDDQRAGFIRNLATGNDLDVQSSDGFRLALRWLPSDALTVDFMYEDNSTDSSAFGLGRRALRADGTPLDPSPRERVEIDREGGSLIENQNLFLTVNYDLGFADLTLKASTTNRDGMRNNEDNDHFAGHSGIDVAPGATVLTPDYTVGQFETYERTVLQAYLTSNSDGWLSWLGGVEFVKSEDGVVLDPKFCPTYTGLAQPVTPGCTVGLAGALTGVPASVRTAARLSLSHDEFVEELTSPSLFGSLEIKFGEATSLGLEARIQRDEKDYDFLRYSRDPLAYFGTGALPAGLIAATSVDPDGAGPLTAQPVQFCPPGLADCAPGREAVQFNTGARWTFVTPTVTLRHKFSADSNGYLRFATGYRPGGFNTNLGPTTVRSQFLEQILYEPEYSYSYEAGWKGKLFGVNVAVAAFYSWTNEAQVVSAPSATARGLVLQNAGDTHVTGFEIEARRSFEVGPGVLSLSAAVSGQKGEFEEGASALIDTNGDGVPDNLDLEGNEVPRLRDYQVTINAGYNFPIAGNLRGFVSGSYQRAEGGFETPANDREYAGYELFDARIGIRTEHLRFSIFGRNLGDEEYIVNTFSSNEYYNQPRVIGAELTLDF from the coding sequence TTGAAAACGGCGGCTTTGGCTGGAACCGCGCTGGTCGCGGTTCTGATCACCATGCCCTCGGCGGTATGGGCTCAGGAGGCCGACGAGGCCGCCACGGAAGTGCAGGAGGTGGTCGTTACCTCCCGCAAGCGGGAGGAGCGCCTTGTCGAGGTGCCCGCCGCCATCACCGCCATATCGGCGGCTGATCGTGAAGCCTTGGTCCTGGAGGACCTGGACGACTACCTGCGCCAGGTGCCGGGCGCGACGCTGGTCGCCTCCGGCCCCGAGTATCTCAATGACATCACCATCCGTGGACAGGGGAGCGGCCGCCTTGGCTTCTCAGAGGCCGCGACCGGCCTGTACCGCGACGGCCTCTACATGGCCGGCGGCGGCTTCGGGGGCCGTTCGCTGGGCAAGATGGACTACCTCGACGCGGCCCATGTGGAGGTCCTTCGCGGGCCTCAGGGCGCGCTCTTCGGTCGCAACTCCGTCGGAGGCGCGATCAACGTGATCACCCAGCCGCCGGTTTTCATCACCGAGGGCTCCTTCACGCTCCGATACTCCGACCCCGAGAAAAGCACGGCCGAGGCGACCGTGAATGTGCCCCTGGTCGAGGATGTGCTGGCGCTCCGCGTCAGTGGCTTTGTCGACGATCAGCGGGCCGGCTTCATCCGCAATCTCGCGACTGGCAATGACCTTGACGTGCAGTCTTCCGACGGCTTCCGCCTGGCGCTCCGCTGGCTGCCGTCCGACGCCTTGACGGTCGATTTCATGTACGAGGACAACAGTACGGACTCCTCGGCCTTCGGCCTGGGGCGCCGGGCGCTTCGCGCGGACGGCACGCCCCTCGACCCTTCGCCGCGCGAGCGGGTCGAGATCGATCGCGAGGGCGGCTCGCTCATCGAGAACCAGAACCTGTTCCTGACCGTCAACTATGACCTGGGCTTCGCGGACCTGACCCTGAAGGCGTCGACGACGAACCGGGACGGCATGCGCAACAATGAAGACAACGACCACTTCGCCGGTCATAGCGGCATCGATGTCGCGCCAGGCGCGACTGTCCTGACGCCCGACTATACGGTCGGTCAGTTCGAGACCTACGAACGCACGGTGTTGCAGGCCTATCTGACGAGCAACTCGGACGGGTGGCTCAGCTGGCTGGGCGGCGTCGAGTTCGTGAAAAGCGAGGACGGCGTCGTGCTCGATCCGAAATTCTGTCCGACCTACACCGGGCTGGCCCAGCCGGTGACGCCGGGCTGCACCGTCGGCCTGGCCGGCGCGCTGACGGGCGTGCCGGCGTCGGTCCGGACCGCGGCGCGGCTGTCGCTCAGCCATGACGAGTTTGTCGAGGAGCTGACGTCGCCCTCGCTGTTCGGGAGCCTCGAGATCAAGTTCGGGGAGGCCACGAGCCTTGGCCTGGAAGCGCGGATCCAGCGTGACGAAAAGGACTACGATTTCCTGCGCTACTCACGGGATCCACTTGCCTACTTCGGGACCGGCGCCCTGCCGGCGGGCCTGATTGCGGCGACGTCGGTCGATCCGGACGGCGCCGGGCCGTTGACGGCACAACCCGTTCAGTTCTGCCCGCCCGGGCTGGCAGATTGCGCGCCGGGTCGTGAGGCGGTCCAGTTCAACACCGGCGCCCGATGGACGTTCGTCACGCCGACGGTGACGCTGCGCCACAAATTCTCCGCCGACAGCAACGGCTACCTGCGGTTCGCGACCGGCTACCGTCCGGGCGGCTTCAATACCAATCTCGGCCCGACCACGGTGCGGAGCCAGTTCCTGGAGCAGATACTCTACGAGCCTGAATATTCGTACTCCTACGAAGCCGGTTGGAAGGGCAAGCTGTTCGGCGTCAACGTCGCCGTGGCGGCCTTCTACAGCTGGACGAATGAGGCCCAGGTGGTCAGCGCGCCATCGGCGACGGCGCGTGGGCTGGTGCTGCAGAACGCCGGCGATACGCACGTCACCGGCTTCGAGATTGAAGCGCGCCGGAGCTTTGAGGTGGGCCCCGGCGTCCTGTCGCTGAGCGCCGCCGTCAGCGGTCAGAAGGGCGAATTCGAAGAAGGCGCCTCCGCCCTGATCGACACCAACGGCGATGGCGTTCCCGACAACCTCGACCTCGAAGGCAATGAGGTGCCGCGTCTGCGCGACTACCAGGTGACAATCAACGCCGGCTACAACTTCCCGATCGCCGGAAACCTCCGCGGCTTTGTCTCGGGCAGCTACCAGCGGGCCGAAGGCGGCTTTGAAACTCCCGCCAACGACCGTGAATATGCCGGCTACGAGTTGTTCGACGCCCGTATCGGCATCCGCACCGAACACCTGCGGTTCTCGATCTTCGGCCGCAACCTCGGCGACGAGGAGTATATCGTGAACACCTTCAGTTCGAACGAGTACTACAACCAGCCGAGGGTCATTGG